The genomic segment ATACCTTGGAAGCGCTGCTTGGCATTGCTCCCAATTCTCGAGCAGAGCCCGATTACATGGGCTGGGAAATTAAGGCCTACACGAAATCCCGTGTGACACTGATGACGCCCGAACCGAATGGAGGGTTTTACGGACGAGAAGGTGTCCGCGCTTTTGTTGAAAAGTATGGACATTTGTCAGCTGCTGGGGATAAATACTTCACCGGCGCGCATAAGGTTGATAAACCAACAGAACTGGCTGGAACCACTTTGAAGTTGAGGGGATACAACCCTGATTTACCAGACAAGATGGCGGTAGACGGTGCAATCTATCTTGTGGACGCACTAGGCGAAGAAATCGCAGTGTGGGATTTTTCGAGCCTACTCACACATTGGAATAGAAAACATGCGTTTGCAGCCTATGTCCCTACTGAGAGGTATAGCGCTACTAATGAGTACCACTACAAAAGTCCGATATTGATGGGCGAGCAAACGGATTTCAGTAAATATCTGCAAGCCTTGGCGAGGGGGATGATTGTTTTTGATCCAGGCTCAAAGATCTATGGTCCCGATTCCGAAAAAGCTGGGACAGTAAAAGCCAGAAGCCAATTCAGAATTACGGTTAAGGATTTAAGCAAGCTGTATACCCACTTTTCTGCTGAAGATCTGTAGAGAATATGTAACGTGAAATACATCAAATGCTTCCATTTTGATAGCTGCTTGCGCAATATCCACGAGCGCTAGAGCCCGATTTGTCTCTTAAACCAACCCATGCCGCTCCATCACCTCCCGCCAAGCCGCCAGCTTGCGCTCAAAGCTCCAGCTGGCGTTGGCCGGGCTGGTGCTGGGTAGTTGGTAAACGGGCACGCCCAGGGTGCGGGTGTGGCGGGCGTGTTTGAAGCTCTCGCCGCCGTTGTGGCCGATGGCCTGTAGCTGCGGCAGGTGCAGTGCGGCAGTGTCGTTGGGCACCGCGTTGCGGATGGCACTGGCCAGGCTGCCTTCGCGCTCGCAGCGGGCGTACACATCCCACACGCCTGAGCCGCGCTCCAGCAGCCATGCACTATGGATTTCATAGCTGCTGGTACGTATTCCATGTGGGCCAAAGCCCCAAAAGATATGCGCTTGCATTCCAGAGCCAGTGCCGCCTACCTGACCTGAAACGCTGTAGGCGCGCTGCATGGTTCGTTTGGACTATTGATAATCACGGATCCACGGCCATAGCATGCTCACGCTCAACATGTTTTTCAAGTCACTCAACATAGGGAGATATTTGAAGTATGCAAAACGCAAAAAAACTGATGTCCGTAGTTGCAACAGCGCTACTTTTTGCAGCACCCGTAGCTTCACATGCTGTGGACCTGGACTTCAATGGAGCTGTTAGTAACGGCGTAAGGCTGTCCCAAAACTATGGCGACGGACCAACGTGGGACGTCACCTATCGGGACTTAACGACTCCCTCCTTCTCACTCTTGGGTTGGACCACGGGTTACCAAGGAACGCGGGATGTACTCTATTCAGGTGTCACCGACGCCGGCTCGCATGGTCGCATCACTATTGCCCCCTATGCGGGCTACCAAGTTACGCTCAACTCTTTTGACTTAACTCCATATCTGACGGGTGCCCCACGCACTTTTTCCTCGCAATGGGCGGTCTACTCTGTAGGGGGGGGGGCCTCATTCGCATCCGTCGGCCCTTTGGCTACTTTGACTACGTATAGCCCAGCGTTGTCGTCAACCACCGGTGTCATCATTGAGTGAAGGCCAGTGCTTACTATGTGGGTATCGACAACATTCGTTTCTCAGTGACTGCTGTCCCTGAACCCGAAACCTATGCGTTGCTGTTGGCGGGCCTAGGCGTGGTTGGGGCTATAGCGCGCCGCAAAAAGCCCGCCGCTCAAGCAATCGCTCTGTGGCGAGGCACGCGGGGGTAGTTAAAGAGCAACGTCAAACCAACCCATGCCTCTCCATCACCTCCCGCCAAGCCGCCAGCTTGCGCTCAAAGCTCCAGCTGGCGTTGGCCGGGCTGGTGCTGGGGAGTTGATAGACGGGCACGCCCAAGGTGCGGGTGTGGCGGGCGTGTTTGAAGCTCTCGCCGCCGTTGTGGGCGATGGCCTGTAGCTGCGGCAGGTGCAGCGCGGCGATGTCGTTGGGCACCGCGTTGCGGATGGCACTGTCCAGGCTGCCTTCGCGCTCGCAGCGGGCGTACACATCCCACACGCCCAGGCCGCGCCCCAGCAGCCATTTGCTACGATTTTCATAGCTGCTAGCGCATATTCCATGAGCGCCAGAGGGCCAAATGGCTTGCAATATCTTCCAGAACTGGTTTTGCGGGTGGCCGTAATACTCTTGCGCCTGCAATGAGCGCACACCGGGAAAGCTGCCCAGTATCAGCACCTTGGTGGCGGGTGACACCAGCGGCGGCAGGCCGGTGAGCAGAGTGGTCGTCATGGGGAGATCCTCAAGGGCATTGCTGCGCTATTCTCGTCAATCTATGCCCCGGCTTCCTGCTCTTCCCTCCATGCTTATCTTGAAAACATGGGCTGCACTGTATGCCCTCGCGCTCTCTGGCGTGGCGCACGCCCAAGTCTTTGCCTTCAAAGACTGGGCGGTGGCCTGCGACAACACGCGCCACTGTGAAGCCGTCGCTTACCAAAGCGAGGAATTGGACTCCGCGCCTGTGGTGCTTTGGTTGTCGCGCGACGCGGGCCCGGATACGCCAGTGCGCGTGCAGGTGGACATGGATGAGAGCGAAGACCCCAAGCAGCTGGGCTTGCGTCTCGGCACGACCACCTTGAAGGGCATCTCCCGCGGGCAAGACCTGAGCCCGGCCCACACCAAACAGTTGCTGGCGCATGTGCTGGCCGGGCAAACACTCACGCTTGCAGATGGCGCCAAACGGTGGGAATTGTCCTTGGCGGGCAGCCATGCGGCACTGCTCAAAATGGACGATGTGCAGGGCCGTGTGGGCACACCGGGTGCGTTGGTTCGCAAAGGCAAGAAGCCTGAGGCCACGGTGTTGCCCGCAGTATCCGCGCCAAAGGTGCATGCCGCCACTTTGCCCAAGACCACCAAGGCAGATGAAGCGCTGTTGCAGCCCATTCTGAAATCCATCACGCCGCGGGACTGTTGGGACGACTTGCCCGACGACAGTAGCCCTGACACATCCCTCGTGCGTGTGTCGAGCACGCAGGTGCTGGTGATGCGCGAATGCGGGCGGGGGGCGTACCAAGGCGGGAGCGGCGTTTGGCTGGCCAATAGCAAACCGCCCTATGCGGCCAAGCGCTTGGAGTTGCCTTTGCCGCAGGGCAAGACCAGCGACTATGTGATGAACCTCAGCGTTACCGATGGCCGCTTTGCCTCGTATGAAAAAGGCCGTGGTGTGAATGACTGCGGCGCCGGTTACGACTGGGCTTGGACTGCCAAGGGTTTCGCGCTCACCGGCGCCTGGAGCGCGCCACTGTGCCGGGGAATGCCGGGCGGTGGCTACAGCTTGCGAACCTTCACCGCAGACATCGCGCCCTGAACAGGGCTTAGACGAGGCGCAGCTTTACTTCTTGGCCAGGGTTTTGCGGGCCTGCTCGATGCCGCCCACGTTCTCGGCTTTGCTAAAGCCCATACCTTTGAGGGTGTCCAGCGCGATGCCGCTGCGCCGGCCACTCTGGCAGTACAGCAGCACCGTGTCGTCTTTGCCCACGCCGGCTTTGGCAATCTCTTGGGCGATGTTGCCGTGCTCGATGTTGATGGCGCCTTCCACATGCCCGGCTGCAAATTCCTGCGGGCTGCGCACATCGATGATGACGTCTTTGGCCTGGGCCGAGAGGGCCGCCAAGGACATGGTGAGGGCGAGGGTGATGTTGGCGACGAGTGTTTTCATGCGGGGGCCTCAGGAGATGGTGGGTTCCTAGGAATTGTCGCCGCCTCGCGCCAACCCGGTCTACTGCGGGATAAACCGCAGCCGGTAGATCAGCGCGCTCTCGGCGTACATGCGTGGCAGCGGCAGGCCCACTGCGGCGAGCCACGCGCCGTGGGCGGTGGGCGGCAGGGCGGCTTGGGCACCGGAGGCCAGCGCCGCGTCGTTGAGCGGGCTGCTGGTCCACTCAGGCGGTGTCGGGTCCAGCCGCTCGATGGTGTAGTGCGCCGCCGGGCGCAGCATGGGCAGGCGCAGGGGCGGTGTGTTGCGGTGGGTGGTGGGCGCGGTGCGGTACACCAGCAGCAGCACTTCGCTGGCACCGGCGTCGCCATGGGCTTGCCAGACTACGCCGTCGCTCGCCTCGCCCAGCCACACCTGGCCGGTGTGCAGGCGGTTGCGCAGCTGTTTGTACATGCCCACCCAGCGGCCCAGGGCCATGCGGTCCTCGTCGCTCATGTGGCGCACGTCGGCCTCTATGCCCAGGTGCCCGCTGATCGCGACACCGGCACGGAAGTTCAGGCTCTGACTGCGGCCGGTGGTGTGCGCGGGCGCGGGGCCGATGTGGGCGCCCAGAATCTCGGGCGGCAAAAACTGCAGCGCGCCACGCTGGATGGCCACGCGGGAGAGTGCGTCGTTGCAGTCGCTGGTCCAGACGCGGTGGGTGTGGGCGAGCACGCCCATGTCCAGCCGCGCGCCGCCGGAGGCACAGCTTTCAATTTCCAGCTGCGGGTGGGCGGCGCGCACCCGGTCCACCAGCGCATACAGCGCGTGCACAAAGCGGCGGTAGGCCGGGCGGCCCAGTGCGTCGCCGGCGGTGGTGAGGTCGCGGTTCATGTCCCACTTGAGGTAGGCAATCGGCACGTTGCTCAAGAGTGCGTGCAGCTTGGCAAACAGGTAGTCGGCCACCTCGGGGCGGGCTACGTCCAGCACCAGCTGGTTGCGCATGGTGAGCAGGGGGCGGCCCTCCAGCTGCAGCGCCCAGTCAGGGTGGGTGCGGAAGAGCTGGCTGTCGGGGTTGACCATTTCGGGCTCGACCCACAGGCCGAACTCCATGCCCAGCTGGTTCACATGGCGGGCCAGGGGTTGCAAGCCGTTGGGGTATTTGGCGGGGTCGGGCCACCAGTCGCCCAGGGCGGCGCGGTCGCTGTGGCGGCCCTGGAACCAGCCGTCGTCCAGCACAAATCGCTCCACACCCACGCTGGCGGCGGCTTCGGCCAGTGCGTTGATGTCGTCGGTGCGGTGGTCAAAGTACACCGCTTCCCAGGTGTTGAGGTGCACCGGGCGCGGGCGCATGCGGCCACTGGGCCAGGGCAGGCGGCTGCGCACCGTGGCGTGAAAGTTGGCGGCCAGGCCGTTCAGGCCCTGCACCGAGCAGCTGGCAAACAGGGTGGGCGTTTGCAGGTGCTCGCCTGCGCCCAAGCGCACTTCGCCGGGGGCCAGCCATTCGCCCGTTTGCCATTGGTATTGCCCGTCGTGCAGCCACTCGATGGCCTGGCGGTGGTTGCCCGACCAGGCCAAGTGCGCGCCATACACGGTGCCGGCGTGTTCGGTGCTGCCAGGTGTGGTGACCACGGCACCGGGAAAGCTGTCGTGTGACGTGCGGCCGCGCCGGTTCTCACGCTGCCAGGTGCTGCGCGAGAGGGCATCCACCTGCAATTGAAATTCGTTGGCCCATTGGCCGGTGTAAGAGCGCACCGCCTGGGCGTTGCCGGGCAGCGGCACAGTGCCTGCGGCCAGCCACTGCACGTCCAGCACATTGGGCCCGTCGTTCACCAGCGTGCTGCTGAGTTGCAGCACATCGTGCGCGTCTAGCGCCATGTGCAGCGTCAGGCGCAGTTGCGCCACGCTATCAGTGAGGTGGATGGCAATGCGCTTGCCGGTGAGCAACGTTTCCACTTCGCAGTGGGTGAACTGTTGCGCAAACTGCTGGCCGCTACGGTGGGCGAGCAAGGCGCTTTGCATGTACCAGCCCACGCCGAAAGTGGGGGCCACGGTCAGCGGCTGGTCGAACTCCATGCTGCTGGGCGGGATGGCCCGGCCATCGCGCAGCGGAGCCAGGGGCACGCAGTGTTCCGGCAGGCGGGGGCCCCAGTAGCGCCACAGCGGCGCCTCACCCGGGCGCACCTCCAGCACCACGCTGGTGTGGGTGCCGTGCAGGGTGGTGAAGGTGGCAGAAGCCTCAGGTGCGTGGGTGGACATGGCGGACACTCAGTGCGCGTAAATGCGCTGGCCGTCTTTGTGGAACAGCAGGGCTTTGCCGGCGTCAAACCGGGCTTCCAGAGCCTGGCCCGAGCGCAGGCTGCGGCCGTGTTTGCTTTCAATGACCACCATGGCGTCGCCGCTGGAGCGGGCGTACATAAAGGTTTCGCCGCCCAGGTGCTCCAGCATGTCGATGGTGACGGGCAAGACCGCGTCGCCGTCGTCTTGAAAGTGCTCAGGACGCACGCCCACTGACACCTCGGTACCCACGGCCGGCACAGCGCCGGCAAAGGGCAGGTTCACTACGGTGTCGTCAAAACCCTTGAGGGTGACTTCGCAGTAGTTGGTGCCATTGAAACGCGGCTGGCCGGTTACGGTGCCTTCCAGAAAGTTCATGCGCGGCGAGCCGATGAAGCCGGCCACAAAGGTGTTGGCCGGGTTGTCATACAGCTCCAGCGGTGCGCCCACTTGCTCGACCACACCGGCGCGCAGCACCACGATTTTGTCGGCCAGGGTCATGGCCTCTACTTGGTCGTGCGTCACGTAGATGATGGTGCTGCCCAACTCGCGGTGCAGGCGCGCAATTTCGATGCGCATGTGCACGCGCAGTTCGGCGTCGAGGTTGGAGAGCGGCTCGTCAAACAAGAAAACCTGCGGGTCGCGCACGATGGCACGGCCGATGGCCACGCGCTGGCGTTGCCCGCCCGACAGGGCCTTGGGCTTGCGGTCCATCAGCGGCTCCAGGCCCAGAATCTTGGCGGCGGAGTCCACCTTGCTCTTGACCACGTCTTTGGCCACACCGGCGTGCTTGAGGGCAAAGCCCATGTTTTCGCGCACCGTCATGTGGGGGTAGAGCGCGTAGCTCTGGAACACCATGGCAATGCCGCGCTTGGACGGGTCCACATGGTTCATGACCTGGTCGCCGATGCGCAGCTCGCCGCTGGTGATGTCTTCCAGGCCCGAGATGGCGCGCAACAGTGTGGACTTGCCGCAGCCCGAGGGGCCCACGAACACCACGAACTCGCCGTGTTTGATGTCGAGGTCCACGCCCCGGATGATGTCGATCTCGCCGAATGATTTGCGGACCTGGGTGAGTTTGACGTCTGCCATGTTCTATTCCTCGTCGACTCAGTAATTTACGCAGCTTGCAGCGTCACGCGCTGCTCGCCCATGCGGCGGGTGGATACGCACAAGCTGATGTCACCCACCGCGCCGGTGGTTTCCAGCCAGAAGCCGGTAGTGCCGCCCTTGAGTGTGAGCAAATCGGGGCCCAGCAGCTTAGCTGCGCCGGTGACTTCCACATGCACCACGTCGTCCATAAACGGCAGCAGGCGGCCCGCTTGGTCCAGCGCGCGCACGATGACGCGGGTGGCGTCCTTCTCGTGGGCGTGCAATTGCGTGTCGTCCACTTCCACTTGCAGGGTTGTGGGCACTGGGTTGCCCGAGAGCTTGACGGTGGAAACCGCTTTGCCGTCGATGTATCCCGTTACCGTGGCATCGCGCCACAGCATGCCCCAGGCGCCGAGGTCGTTCATGTTGACGTGGCGGCTGTCAAAAACAACCGGTGCATGTGGCAGGTGGGGGTACAGCGCGCGGTCAGGCTCGGCGCGTTTGGGCGCAAAGTCGCCTACTTGCAGTTCCACGTAGTCGCAGTTGGTGAGCACGATCAGGGGCAGTACTTCGCAGCGGTCTTTCTCGCCACGGGCCCAGTAGGTCACGGGTTGCAGCACCACTTGCTCTGCAGGGCTGCACTGGCTGGTGTAGCCCCAAGCGGCGAACTTGGGTTCGCGGAAGATGTCCATCACGCCGTGGTGGCAGATGCGGTCGCCCGCGCCGAAGTCTTTGTGGGTGTTGTAGTCAAACATGCACCAGCCGATAGCGCCGCTGATGACCGGGTTTTCATACGCCTTGTTCAGCACATCCAGATGCCGGCGCACATGCTCGGCCTGGCGGTCTTCGGGGTCGATGCGCTTGGTGGGGTACATGTGGCCGTTGAACTCGGTCACCAGGTACGGCACCTCGTGGGCCAGGCCTGTCACTTGGCGGGGCTGGCGCAGCGGGGTGGGGGCAATGCCCTTCATCCACTCCGGGGGGGCCACGTGGCAAAAGTCGTTCACGGTGTACACGTCTTCCAGCAGCTCGCTGTTCTCGATGTAGCGCACGCCACCGGTCTGGCGGGTGCTGTCCAGGCTGCGGGCCATCGCGTTGGTGCGTGTGTAGAAGTCGTGGTTGTCCTGCGACTCGTTGATGCGCACGCCCCAGATGATGATGGAGGGGTGGTTCCAGTCGCGCTCGACCATGCGGCGCACGTTCTCCACTGACTCGTCCTGCCAAGCCTGGCCACCGATGTGCTGCCAGCCGGGGATTTCTTCAAATACCAGCAGGCCGATCTCGTCGCAGCGGTCCAAAAAGTAGGTGGACTGCGGGTAGTGCGAGGTGCGAACCAGGTTGCACTTGAGCACGTCTTTCATGACGTCGGCATCTTTGGCCTGGGCGCGCTGGCCCATGGCGTAGCCCACGTAGGGGTAGCTCTGGTGGCGGTTGAGGCCGCGGATTTTGAGCGGCTTGCCATTGAGGAAAAAGCCCTCGGTGGTGAAGCGCGCGGTGCGGAAGCCGAAGCGGGTGCTGTGCTGGTCGCTGCCGGCGCTGGTGTTCAGCGTGACGCGGGCGACATACAGCACCGGGCTGTCCAGCTCCCACAGCGAGAGGCCTGCCAGTGACTCCAACGAGGCGCTGAACTCCGCGCCAGACACGTCTACGGTTTGCTGGTGCAGCACGGCGCCATCCACAGTGCACAGCTCCACCAGCGCGGTGCCGGTGAAGGCCGCTTGCGTGGGGTTGGCCAGAAAGCCTTTGACGGTGACGCCCTTGGCGTCGCTCAGTTCGTTAGCGGTTTCGACCTTGAGGTTGGTAATCGACACCGCGTCGGTCACTTGCAGCCACACGTCGCGGTAAATGCCGGCGTAGGTCAGGTAGTCGATCTGGCCGCCGAAGGGGGGAATCTCGGGGTTCTCGCTGCCGTCCACCTTCACAGTGATGAGGTTGTCGCTTTCTTTCAGCAAACCGGTGAGGCGGGCGCTGAACGGGGTGTAGCCGTCTTTGTGCGCAGCTACTTGCTGGCCGTTGACCCAGACCACGCTGTTGGCCATGGCGCCGTCAAAGCGCAGGGCTACTTCGCGGCCGGCAAATGCGGGCTGCCAGGCCAAGGTGTACTGGTAGGCAAATTCCTTTTGAAAGCAGCGCTCGTCGAAGTAGGTCATGTCCATGTCGACGGCGTTGTGCGGCAGGCGCACGGCCTCGCCGGCAGCGGCCTTGGCGACGAGTTCAGACGAAAAAGAGGTGTGAAAGGTCCAGCCCGAGACGAGCTTGGTAACGGTGCGCATGTGAAAAACCTTATTTGACGGAGCCCAGCATGCCCTGTACGAACTGCCGTTGCATTGCGAAAAAGACGACCAGGGTGGGCAAGGTGGCCAGCATGGCCGCCAGCATGATCACGCCGAAGTCAGGGAAGTAAGCCGAGCCCAGCGAGGACAACACCAAAGTAATGGTTTTGAGCTCGGGGGACTGCAGCACGATGAGGGGCCAGAGGAAGTTGTTCCACGCCGCCATGAACACGATGATGAAGGCCGCCGCGTACGTGGAGCGCATGACCGGCACATACACAAACAGGAAGATCTGCCACTCTTTGAGGCCGTCCAGACGCGCGGCTTCGCGAAGCTCTGGCGGGAAGGCTTTGGTGCTCTGGCGGAAGTAAAAGATGATGTAGGCCGAGGCCAGCGCCGGCAGGATGACGGCGAGGTGCGTGTCCAGCAAGTCAAACTGCGCCATCAGGATGAACAGCGGGATCATCAACGCGGCAAACGGCACCATCAGCGTGAGCAGCATGCCGTTGTAAAGGCGTTCGCGGGCTTTGGAGCTGAACACTTCAAAGCCGTAGCCCGCCAGGGACGAAATGAGCAGCGTGAAGAAGCCGCCGATGATGGCGATCTTTCCGGAGTTCCAGAAGACCTGGGCCACGTCGAAACTCTTGTTGAGTTTTTCGAAGTTCTCCAGCAGCGCGCTGCCGAAGGTGAACTTGCCCTTGGTCACATCCACCGACGCGTTGGTGGAGCTGATGACCATCCAGGCGAAGGGGAACAAGGAGACAAAGGCCATCACCCCCAGAAAGAGGTAGACGCCGGCCATGCGGAATTTTTCAGCCCAGTTGGTCATGTCAGTTGCGCTCCCGGGCGGCATAAAACTGGATGGCGGCCAGTGCGGCGACCAGCAACACGATGACGTAAGACACCGTGGCGGCATAGCCGAAGTTGGGCACAAACTTGAATGACAGGTTGTAGATGTACATGGACAGTGTGAGCGTGTTGTCGGAGAACACGGTGCCCACGGTGGTGATGTTCATGGGTTCATCAAACAACTGCAGGGTGCCGATGGTGGAGGTCACCGTGGTGAACAGAATCACCGGCTTCAGATTCGGGATAGTGATGGAGACAAACCGGCGGTAGGCCGAGATGCCATCAATGCGCGCAGCCTCGTAGATCGACTTGTCGATGTTCTGCATGGCCGCGAGATAGAAGATCATGTTGTAGCCGGTCCAGCGCCAAGTGATGGCGATGATGATGACCACCTTGGACCAGAACGGGTCGTTGAGCCAGGGAATAGGCTCAGCGATGAGGCCCAGCCACGCCAGCGCGTGGTTGACCAGGCCGTCATACGAAAACATGCTCTTGAACACCACCGAGTACGCCACCAGCGAGGTCACGCAAGGCAGAAAGACTGCCGTGCGCAACAGCCCGCGAAAGCGCAGGTTCGGCATGTTGAGGCAACTGGCCATGACCAGCGCCAGCAACAGCATGATGGGCACCTGAATCACCAGAAAGATGCTGGTGTTCTGCAGCGCTTTCAGGAAGACAGGGTCACTGGCCAGACGCACGATGTTGCCCACGCCTACGAACTCAACCACCGTTCCTTGTCCGGCGTGTAGA from the Rhodoferax potami genome contains:
- a CDS encoding MvaI/BcnI family restriction endonuclease yields the protein MAIETVEKLLLRFRALGAERVFFKKLAENDNRKQQIYLGSSFAALSFFPYGEIVAYPDLKVPNFKAPLDFFWFDESTVEKARGAQLILYPAYPEVRLSGFLTGCRIAPSEHMREVPEECRRGFDGRVLIFGTTADGRTFAYLAAENTHLSKELRAHPSASDELLIELTLPVGSQENKQKLLDALREIHQTGPHSSKRMYSDGTVKPYTARNGGGYTLEALLGIAPNSRAEPDYMGWEIKAYTKSRVTLMTPEPNGGFYGREGVRAFVEKYGHLSAAGDKYFTGAHKVDKPTELAGTTLKLRGYNPDLPDKMAVDGAIYLVDALGEEIAVWDFSSLLTHWNRKHAFAAYVPTERYSATNEYHYKSPILMGEQTDFSKYLQALARGMIVFDPGSKIYGPDSEKAGTVKARSQFRITVKDLSKLYTHFSAEDL
- a CDS encoding DNA-deoxyinosine glycosylase; translated protein: MTTTLLTGLPPLVSPATKVLILGSFPGVRSLQAQEYYGHPQNQFWKILQAIWPSGAHGICASSYENRSKWLLGRGLGVWDVYARCEREGSLDSAIRNAVPNDIAALHLPQLQAIAHNGGESFKHARHTRTLGVPVYQLPSTSPANASWSFERKLAAWREVMERHGLV
- a CDS encoding DUF1176 domain-containing protein → MLILKTWAALYALALSGVAHAQVFAFKDWAVACDNTRHCEAVAYQSEELDSAPVVLWLSRDAGPDTPVRVQVDMDESEDPKQLGLRLGTTTLKGISRGQDLSPAHTKQLLAHVLAGQTLTLADGAKRWELSLAGSHAALLKMDDVQGRVGTPGALVRKGKKPEATVLPAVSAPKVHAATLPKTTKADEALLQPILKSITPRDCWDDLPDDSSPDTSLVRVSSTQVLVMRECGRGAYQGGSGVWLANSKPPYAAKRLELPLPQGKTSDYVMNLSVTDGRFASYEKGRGVNDCGAGYDWAWTAKGFALTGAWSAPLCRGMPGGGYSLRTFTADIAP
- a CDS encoding rhodanese-like domain-containing protein, which gives rise to MKTLVANITLALTMSLAALSAQAKDVIIDVRSPQEFAAGHVEGAINIEHGNIAQEIAKAGVGKDDTVLLYCQSGRRSGIALDTLKGMGFSKAENVGGIEQARKTLAKK
- a CDS encoding alpha-galactosidase; protein product: MSTHAPEASATFTTLHGTHTSVVLEVRPGEAPLWRYWGPRLPEHCVPLAPLRDGRAIPPSSMEFDQPLTVAPTFGVGWYMQSALLAHRSGQQFAQQFTHCEVETLLTGKRIAIHLTDSVAQLRLTLHMALDAHDVLQLSSTLVNDGPNVLDVQWLAAGTVPLPGNAQAVRSYTGQWANEFQLQVDALSRSTWQRENRRGRTSHDSFPGAVVTTPGSTEHAGTVYGAHLAWSGNHRQAIEWLHDGQYQWQTGEWLAPGEVRLGAGEHLQTPTLFASCSVQGLNGLAANFHATVRSRLPWPSGRMRPRPVHLNTWEAVYFDHRTDDINALAEAAASVGVERFVLDDGWFQGRHSDRAALGDWWPDPAKYPNGLQPLARHVNQLGMEFGLWVEPEMVNPDSQLFRTHPDWALQLEGRPLLTMRNQLVLDVARPEVADYLFAKLHALLSNVPIAYLKWDMNRDLTTAGDALGRPAYRRFVHALYALVDRVRAAHPQLEIESCASGGARLDMGVLAHTHRVWTSDCNDALSRVAIQRGALQFLPPEILGAHIGPAPAHTTGRSQSLNFRAGVAISGHLGIEADVRHMSDEDRMALGRWVGMYKQLRNRLHTGQVWLGEASDGVVWQAHGDAGASEVLLLVYRTAPTTHRNTPPLRLPMLRPAAHYTIERLDPTPPEWTSSPLNDAALASGAQAALPPTAHGAWLAAVGLPLPRMYAESALIYRLRFIPQ
- a CDS encoding ABC transporter ATP-binding protein, with product MADVKLTQVRKSFGEIDIIRGVDLDIKHGEFVVFVGPSGCGKSTLLRAISGLEDITSGELRIGDQVMNHVDPSKRGIAMVFQSYALYPHMTVRENMGFALKHAGVAKDVVKSKVDSAAKILGLEPLMDRKPKALSGGQRQRVAIGRAIVRDPQVFLFDEPLSNLDAELRVHMRIEIARLHRELGSTIIYVTHDQVEAMTLADKIVVLRAGVVEQVGAPLELYDNPANTFVAGFIGSPRMNFLEGTVTGQPRFNGTNYCEVTLKGFDDTVVNLPFAGAVPAVGTEVSVGVRPEHFQDDGDAVLPVTIDMLEHLGGETFMYARSSGDAMVVIESKHGRSLRSGQALEARFDAGKALLFHKDGQRIYAH
- a CDS encoding glycoside hydrolase family 2 protein; the encoded protein is MRTVTKLVSGWTFHTSFSSELVAKAAAGEAVRLPHNAVDMDMTYFDERCFQKEFAYQYTLAWQPAFAGREVALRFDGAMANSVVWVNGQQVAAHKDGYTPFSARLTGLLKESDNLITVKVDGSENPEIPPFGGQIDYLTYAGIYRDVWLQVTDAVSITNLKVETANELSDAKGVTVKGFLANPTQAAFTGTALVELCTVDGAVLHQQTVDVSGAEFSASLESLAGLSLWELDSPVLYVARVTLNTSAGSDQHSTRFGFRTARFTTEGFFLNGKPLKIRGLNRHQSYPYVGYAMGQRAQAKDADVMKDVLKCNLVRTSHYPQSTYFLDRCDEIGLLVFEEIPGWQHIGGQAWQDESVENVRRMVERDWNHPSIIIWGVRINESQDNHDFYTRTNAMARSLDSTRQTGGVRYIENSELLEDVYTVNDFCHVAPPEWMKGIAPTPLRQPRQVTGLAHEVPYLVTEFNGHMYPTKRIDPEDRQAEHVRRHLDVLNKAYENPVISGAIGWCMFDYNTHKDFGAGDRICHHGVMDIFREPKFAAWGYTSQCSPAEQVVLQPVTYWARGEKDRCEVLPLIVLTNCDYVELQVGDFAPKRAEPDRALYPHLPHAPVVFDSRHVNMNDLGAWGMLWRDATVTGYIDGKAVSTVKLSGNPVPTTLQVEVDDTQLHAHEKDATRVIVRALDQAGRLLPFMDDVVHVEVTGAAKLLGPDLLTLKGGTTGFWLETTGAVGDISLCVSTRRMGEQRVTLQAA
- a CDS encoding carbohydrate ABC transporter permease, giving the protein MTNWAEKFRMAGVYLFLGVMAFVSLFPFAWMVISSTNASVDVTKGKFTFGSALLENFEKLNKSFDVAQVFWNSGKIAIIGGFFTLLISSLAGYGFEVFSSKARERLYNGMLLTLMVPFAALMIPLFILMAQFDLLDTHLAVILPALASAYIIFYFRQSTKAFPPELREAARLDGLKEWQIFLFVYVPVMRSTYAAAFIIVFMAAWNNFLWPLIVLQSPELKTITLVLSSLGSAYFPDFGVIMLAAMLATLPTLVVFFAMQRQFVQGMLGSVK
- a CDS encoding carbohydrate ABC transporter permease, whose translation is MASKPTTSYRRFYDVNGWLFVSIALGLIGVFMAYPIVRSLWMSLHAGQGTVVEFVGVGNIVRLASDPVFLKALQNTSIFLVIQVPIMLLLALVMASCLNMPNLRFRGLLRTAVFLPCVTSLVAYSVVFKSMFSYDGLVNHALAWLGLIAEPIPWLNDPFWSKVVIIIAITWRWTGYNMIFYLAAMQNIDKSIYEAARIDGISAYRRFVSITIPNLKPVILFTTVTSTIGTLQLFDEPMNITTVGTVFSDNTLTLSMYIYNLSFKFVPNFGYAATVSYVIVLLVAALAAIQFYAARERN